The sequence below is a genomic window from Flagellimonas marinaquae.
AATTTTATTGAACAACGCCCCAACGATCGTATCGGACTAGTAGGATATGCCGGAGAGAGTTACACCAAAACCCCTATTACCAGTGACAAGACCATTGTTTTGGCCGCCCTGGACGATATCACCTATGGTGAACTGGAAGACGGTACCGCCATTGGAATGGGCTTGGCCACATCGGTAAATCGATTAAAGGAAAGCAAGGCCATCAGTAAAGTTATCATTCTTTTAACGGATGGTGTCAATAATTCTGGCTTTATTGAACCCAGAACAGCAGCCGATCTTGCCGTGGAGTTTGGAATAAAAACATATACCATTGGTCTGGGAACCAACGGCAATGCACTTTCTCCCATTGCCTACAACAGAGATGGCTCCTTTAGGTACGGAATGCGACAAGTGGAGATTGATGAAAAGCTTTTGGAAGAAATCGCAGAAGTGACGGGCGGCAAATATTTCCGTGCCACGGATAACGAATCTCTGGAAGAAATTTATGACGAGATTAACAAATTGGAGAAAACCGAAATAGAAGAATTTAAATATTACAAATACGAAGAAAAATTTAGGCCCCTAATATTTCTGGCCGGTATTTTATTGTTGTTGGAATGGGGGCTGCGCAACTCCATCTTTAAAAGTTTTATTTAACGAATGATTCAGTTTGACGAAAAAATTTATTTCTATCTCTTGGCCATAATTCCCGTTATGGTCCTAGCCTTCTTTTTTCTTCAAATCTGGAAAAAAAAGACCCAAAAACGATTTGCGAACACCAATCTGCTCAAACGATTGGCCCCTAATCGGTCCTCATTTAAATCCGCTGTAAAGCTGGTATTTTTGTTGGCCGGCCTTACTTTTTTGATTCTGGGCTTGGTAAACCCCAAAATTGGAACAAAACTGGAAACCGTAAAACGTGAAGGCGTGGACATCGTCTTCGCCATCGACGTATCCAAAAGTATGTTGGCAGAGGATATTGCCCCAAATCGGTTGGAGAAGGCAAAGCGTATCGTATCAGAAATAATCAATCAATTGGCAAGCGATCGTATCGGGATTATCGCCTACGCCGGACAAGCCTATCCGCAATTGCCCATTACTACAGATTATGGTGCTGCAAAAATGTTCCTACAGGGCATGAATACGGATATGTTATCCTCCCAAGGAACCGCCATAAACGCCGCAATTGACCTGGCCAGCACCTATTACGATGATTCACAGCAGACCAATCGGGTGCTGTTCATCGTGTCGGATGGAGAGGACCACTCGGAAAACACCACCTTGGATGCGGTCGAACAAGCCAACCAAAACGGAATCCGTGTTTTTACTATAGGCGTGGGCAAACCAAAAGGAGCACCTATACCCATTAAAAGAAATGGCATAGTTGAAAGCCTGAAAAAAGATAACCAAGGGGAGGTTGTTATTACCAAACTAAACGAAAACGTACTGATCGAGATTGCCGATAGGGGCAATGGTGATTATATTGATGGCTCCAACACCGAAAATGCGGTGGAATACATCAAAGAACAATTGAACAGGATGGACAAAACCGAGTTCGAAGCCAAGCAATTTGCAGAATACAAAGACCAATTCCAATGGTTTCTTGCAGCCGGCTTTTTATTTTTATTTTTGGACATCTTTGTTTTGGACAGAAAAACACAATGGTTGAAAAAACTGAATCTTTTTAACGAGCACGATGATGAATAAGATGACGTTAATGTTTGGACTATTGCTAAGTTTTACAGCGGTCCAGGCACAGGAAAACAATATCGAAAAAGCGCAGAGAGAAGCTGAAAAAGCACTACAGGCCTCTACCAATATCACCTACGAGGCCAACCAAGAGCTAACTTCCAACAACTTTGTGTCCGCAGAGGCAGAATATAGAAAGGCCATTTCCAAAAGCGATAAAAACGCGGCCGCTAGATTTAATTTGGGCAATGCCTATTACAACCGAGAAAGTTTTGGCGAAGCCTTTGGCCGGTACAAAGAAGCCGGTGACGCCGCAGCGGACAAGAGTGAAAAACACAAGGCCTTTCACAATATGGGCAATGTGTTCATGAAAAACAAAGAATACGAAAAAGCCGTTGAGGCCTATAAGCAAGCCTTGCGCAGCAACCCAACCGACGACGAGACCCGTTATAATCTTGCCCTGGCCAAAAAAATGCTCGAAAAACAGCAGGACGAGCAAAAGAACGATCAGAATAAAGACGATCAAGACAAAAAAGATCAAGAAAACGAGGATAAGGACAAAGACCAGAACAACGAAGGGGGCGACAAGGAAAAGAAAGACGAGGGCGAACAAAAAGAAGACGAAAACAAGGACAAGGGAGACCAAGGTGAAAATGGTGAGGACAAGCCCGAAGAAAATCAAAAGGGCGATGGTGATAAGAAAAAAGAACAGGAGAAAAAGCCCAACGAAGGGGACCAGCCACAAGACCAAAAACAACAACCAAAACCCAATCAGCTTTCCAAGCAACAGATTCAGAACCTGTTAGAGGCCATGCAAAACGAAGAGAAAAAAGTACAGGAGAAAATGGAAGCAAGAAAAGTTCGGGGCAAAAAAATTAAAAACGAAAAAGACTGGTAATGAAAACCTTGATGGGCAACATAGGGTTGATTTTGGGCCTCTTCCTTTTAACAGGAATATATTCCCATGCTCAGGAAGATTCCGATCAGGTTACGTTTACCCTGAACTTGAGCAAAGAGGAATTGGGCATAAACGAACGCCTAAGAGTTGATTTTACCATGAACAGGGATGGCGATAACTTTAAACCGCCCCAGTTTGATGGTTTTAAGGTAGTTATGGGGCCTTCCCAATCCATAAGCTCCTCGTGGATTAATGGCAAGCGCAGTTTTTCCAAAACCTACACCTACATCCTAGTACCCACGGCCAGAGGAAGTTTCACCATTAATCAGGCAACCATAGAAATTGAGGGGACAACTTACAAGACGACTCCACAAAACGTGGAAGTGACCGCAGCAGTGGACAAGCCGAATTCTCAAAAAACTGTTGATGATGTTGCCGATGAGAGCCTTCATTTGGTCGCAGAGGTATCCAAAGCAAATCCTTATCTCAACGAAGCCGTAACCGTACTTTACAAACTATATGTAAGTCCAAACATTAGTGTTACCAATTACCGCCCATTGGACAACCCGACCTACAACAATTTTTGGAGTCAGGATATCCCGGTAACCAAGCATACGGCCCAAAATGGAACATATCAAGGCAAGCCATACCGCTACGTGGTTTTAAAACGAGTGGTACTATATCCACAAAAAGCCGGAAAGTTGGACATAGAACCGTTATCGTTGGAAGTGTTTGTTGATGTGCCTACAGACCGTAGGGATTTTTTCGGGGGCAGGATTTACACCCAGACCAGTAAAACGGTCTCCGCAGGCAATAGGACGATCAACGTAAAACCATTGCCCGAAGCCGGTAAACCGGAAAATTTTAGTGGAGCGGTGGGTGAATTTGATTTTTCGGTAACTACGAGCAAAACACAACTGAACGCTTCGGAATCGTTGCAGGCAAAAGTTGAAGTGACCGGAAAGGGTAACCTAAAATTATTTCAACTTCCCGAACCAGAATTGCCTAGCTCCCTGGAAGTTTATGATCCAGAATACGACGAGAACAT
It includes:
- a CDS encoding vWA domain-containing protein, with the translated sequence MFENIEFANPEFFWLLLLLPLALLWYFFKRKNEMASLRISSIKGFTVKSWASKIKPVLFGIRLLALAAIVTALARPQTEDISTRTKTTKGIDIVMAIDVSSSMLARDLKPNRLSALKEVAANFIEQRPNDRIGLVGYAGESYTKTPITSDKTIVLAALDDITYGELEDGTAIGMGLATSVNRLKESKAISKVIILLTDGVNNSGFIEPRTAADLAVEFGIKTYTIGLGTNGNALSPIAYNRDGSFRYGMRQVEIDEKLLEEIAEVTGGKYFRATDNESLEEIYDEINKLEKTEIEEFKYYKYEEKFRPLIFLAGILLLLEWGLRNSIFKSFI
- a CDS encoding VWA domain-containing protein, translated to MIQFDEKIYFYLLAIIPVMVLAFFFLQIWKKKTQKRFANTNLLKRLAPNRSSFKSAVKLVFLLAGLTFLILGLVNPKIGTKLETVKREGVDIVFAIDVSKSMLAEDIAPNRLEKAKRIVSEIINQLASDRIGIIAYAGQAYPQLPITTDYGAAKMFLQGMNTDMLSSQGTAINAAIDLASTYYDDSQQTNRVLFIVSDGEDHSENTTLDAVEQANQNGIRVFTIGVGKPKGAPIPIKRNGIVESLKKDNQGEVVITKLNENVLIEIADRGNGDYIDGSNTENAVEYIKEQLNRMDKTEFEAKQFAEYKDQFQWFLAAGFLFLFLDIFVLDRKTQWLKKLNLFNEHDDE
- a CDS encoding tetratricopeptide repeat protein, yielding MFGLLLSFTAVQAQENNIEKAQREAEKALQASTNITYEANQELTSNNFVSAEAEYRKAISKSDKNAAARFNLGNAYYNRESFGEAFGRYKEAGDAAADKSEKHKAFHNMGNVFMKNKEYEKAVEAYKQALRSNPTDDETRYNLALAKKMLEKQQDEQKNDQNKDDQDKKDQENEDKDKDQNNEGGDKEKKDEGEQKEDENKDKGDQGENGEDKPEENQKGDGDKKKEQEKKPNEGDQPQDQKQQPKPNQLSKQQIQNLLEAMQNEEKKVQEKMEARKVRGKKIKNEKDW
- a CDS encoding BatD family protein, whose protein sequence is MKTLMGNIGLILGLFLLTGIYSHAQEDSDQVTFTLNLSKEELGINERLRVDFTMNRDGDNFKPPQFDGFKVVMGPSQSISSSWINGKRSFSKTYTYILVPTARGSFTINQATIEIEGTTYKTTPQNVEVTAAVDKPNSQKTVDDVADESLHLVAEVSKANPYLNEAVTVLYKLYVSPNISVTNYRPLDNPTYNNFWSQDIPVTKHTAQNGTYQGKPYRYVVLKRVVLYPQKAGKLDIEPLSLEVFVDVPTDRRDFFGGRIYTQTSKTVSAGNRTINVKPLPEAGKPENFSGAVGEFDFSVTTSKTQLNASESLQAKVEVTGKGNLKLFQLPEPELPSSLEVYDPEYDENIRTYSTGMEGKVANNYTIVPSFRGKYPIPSISFSYFNPSTGRYNTINSEEINIEVIEGPTGNSDNVSVPSANKQLVVPTGEQFHFININPNLKPIDQKRFFGSNTFFILLLAPLLLIPLAIFFFKKREAIASDVIGNKIKQANKLARKYLSTAKKELGNKEAFYVALEKGLHNYLKAKLHIETSEFSKDKITHILSEKNVDTNDISGFIELLRSCEMARYSPFSNVQMQQDYEKASDVISKLDKQL